A part of Drosophila bipectinata strain 14024-0381.07 chromosome 3L, DbipHiC1v2, whole genome shotgun sequence genomic DNA contains:
- the ara gene encoding homeobox protein araucan isoform X2, translated as MVRPTPPPTRIPTRALEWTVPPSIRHCNPYGLKDTGAGPEMGAWTSAGLQPTTGYYSYDPMSAYGYGASYDLAARRKNATRESTATLKAWLNEHKKNPYPTKGEKIMLAIITKMTLTQVSTWFANARRRLKKENKMTWEPKNRTDDDDDALVSDDEKDKEDMESSKGNQSGSLAKDETKEEEDAIDEDQKCLGQANILRAGFGYPSGGGGGGGYHGGGGSGSAGGYHPYHQQHPAHYQPGQQGIMPTPFHGGGGEAKVHGTSEQGDPKNHLGRDCGVPIPATKPKIWSLADTVGCKTPPPAYMGHQGGHPGGMPLQQHQQYPPVQMQPELAQGMGPQQPQQQQVGQPQHHHHLFNGAAAGHPYLRPHTTAYGGFLGATTQQLHTTSNSNSSSNSSTTSNNCTPYSSSMPRQEQQVATSRGNANGNVNGSGIGSGTPTIHTTASSERYQLHQLQRQAHPSQRAMGFPEAQPDTPPQTPPNMKVLSGALSLLPTIASQAPMTATCRSSSTNAFGYFSARLGEYSPRDDFSSGNSSSSSSSSPHPHQEAMFKPLFRKFAN; from the exons ATGGTACGCCCTACCCCTCCACCGACCAGAATCCCTACCAGAGCATTGGAGTGGACAGTTCCGCCTTCTATTCGCCACTG CAATCCGTACGGGCTGAAGGACACTGGCGCGGGCCCGGAGATGGGTGCCTGGACATCTGCAGGACTCCAGCCCACCACGGGCTACTATTCCTACGATCCCATGTCGGCCTATGG CTATGGAGCCAGTTATGATCTCGCAGCTCGTCGTAAAAACGCCACAAGGGAGTCCACGGCCACCCTGAAAGCCTGGCTGAACGAGCACAAGAAGAACCCGTATCCCACCAAGGGGGAGAAGATCATGCTGGCCATTATTACCAAGATGACGCTCACCCAGGTATCCACCTGGTTCGCCAATGCCCGGCGTCGCCTGAAGAAGGAGAACAAGATGACCTGGGAGCCCAAGAATCGCACcgacgacgatgacgacgCCTTGGTGTCCGACGACGAGAAGGACAAGGAGGACATGGAGTCGAGCAAGGGCAACCAGAGCGGCAGCTTGGCCAAAG ATGAGACcaaagaggaggaggatgcCATCGATGAGGACCAGAAGTGCTTGGGCCAGGCCAATATTCTGCGAGCAGGCTTCGGTTACCCCTCGGGAGGGGGTGGCGGAGGCGGCTACCATGGCGGTGGTGGTAGTGGCTCTGCCGGTGGCTACCACCCGTATCATCAACAGCATCCCGCTCACTACCAGCCCGGGCAGCAGGGGATAATGCCGACGCCGTTCCACGGGGGCGGTGGCGAGGCCAAGGTGCACGGGACAAGTGAGCAAGGGGATCCAAAAAACCACCTAGGCCGGGACTGTGGCGTGCCGATTCCAGCTACCAAGCCCAAGATCTGGAGTCTGGCCGACACAGTTGGCTGCAAGACCCCGCCGCCGGCCTACATGGGTCACCAGGGGGGTCATCCAGGCGGGATGCCGCTGCAGCAGCACCAACAATACCCTCCGGTTCAGATGCAACCAGAGCTGGCCCAGGGAATGGGACcacagcagccgcagcagcagcaggtggGTCAgccgcagcaccaccaccatctCTTCAATGGAGCCGCGGCGGGTCATCCCTACCTGAGGCCGCACACCACGGCATACGGGGGTTTTCTAGGGGCTACGACCCAGCAGCTGCATACTacgagcaacagcaacagcagcagcaacagcagcaccaccagcaacaactGTACTCCCTACAGCAGCAGTATGCCGCGGCAGGAGCAGCAGGTGGCCACCAGCAGAGGGAACGCGAACGGGAACGTGAACGGGAGCGGGATCGGGAGCGGTACACCTACCATCCATACTACGGCAAGTTCGGAACGATACCAGCTCCATCAGCTGCAGCGGCAGGCACATCCGAGTCAGCGGGCGATGGGGTTTCCCGAAGCCCAACCCGATACTCCACCCCAAACTCCGCCGAATATGAAGGTCCTGAGCGGAGCTTTGAGTCTCCTGCCTACCATCGCTTCTCAAGCCCCTATGACCGCTACCTGTCGCAGCAGTAGCACTAATGCCTTCGGCTACTTCTCGGCCAGACTGGGGGAGTACTCGCCCCGGGACGACTTCAGCAGCgggaacagcagcagcagtagctcCTCCTCGCCCCATCCGCACCAGGAGGCCATGTTCAAGCCGCTCTTTAGGAAGTTTGCCAACTAA
- the ara gene encoding homeobox protein araucan isoform X1, protein MAAYTQFGYGGFPSASQLLPPNAQPTEDTSANVNDGSLVMTNAPAMSPAGGADCQSASQAAAGGGGGGGGSRGDGSSGALSPNALSQNSNTGAVAAGVVAGGAGGSSTGAVTVPGADLATGGSLDGSGVGTTPSAGGGSCCENGRPIMTDPVSGQTVCSCQYDSARLALSSYSRLPAASVGVYGTPYPSTDQNPYQSIGVDSSAFYSPLSNPYGLKDTGAGPEMGAWTSAGLQPTTGYYSYDPMSAYGYGASYDLAARRKNATRESTATLKAWLNEHKKNPYPTKGEKIMLAIITKMTLTQVSTWFANARRRLKKENKMTWEPKNRTDDDDDALVSDDEKDKEDMESSKGNQSGSLAKDETKEEEDAIDEDQKCLGQANILRAGFGYPSGGGGGGGYHGGGGSGSAGGYHPYHQQHPAHYQPGQQGIMPTPFHGGGGEAKVHGTSEQGDPKNHLGRDCGVPIPATKPKIWSLADTVGCKTPPPAYMGHQGGHPGGMPLQQHQQYPPVQMQPELAQGMGPQQPQQQQVGQPQHHHHLFNGAAAGHPYLRPHTTAYGGFLGATTQQLHTTSNSNSSSNSSTTSNNCTPYSSSMPRQEQQVATSRGNANGNVNGSGIGSGTPTIHTTASSERYQLHQLQRQAHPSQRAMGFPEAQPDTPPQTPPNMKVLSGALSLLPTIASQAPMTATCRSSSTNAFGYFSARLGEYSPRDDFSSGNSSSSSSSSPHPHQEAMFKPLFRKFAN, encoded by the exons ATGGCCGCCTATACGCAATTTGGATACGGAGGCTTCCCGTCGGCCTCTCAG CTCCTGCCCCCGAACGCCCAGCCGACGGAGGACACTTCCGCGAACGTGAACGACGGCTCGCTGGTGATGACAAACGCCCCGGCGATGAGCCCCGCGGGTGGTGCGGACTGTCAGTCCGCCAGCCAAGCGGccgctggaggaggaggaggcggcggcggcagcagagGCGATGGCTCCTCGGGGGCCCTCAGTCCAAATGCGCTTTCCCAGAACTCAAATACTGGGGCAGTGGCCGCGGGGGTGGTGGCGGGTGGAGCTGGAGGATCCTCGACCGGAGCCGTGACCGTGCCTGGAGCTGATCTGGCCACCGGTGGCTCCCTGGACGGCAGTGGTGTGGGCACAACACCCTCGGCCGGCGGCGGCTCCTGCTGCGAGAACGGGCGACCCATTATGACCGACCCTGTGTCCGGGCAGACTGTCTGCTCCTGCCAGTATGACTCCGCCCGCCTCGCCCTCTCCAGCTACTCGCGCCTGCCGGCTGCCAGTGTAGGGGTCTATGGTACGCCCTACCCCTCCACCGACCAGAATCCCTACCAGAGCATTGGAGTGGACAGTTCCGCCTTCTATTCGCCACTG AGCAATCCGTACGGGCTGAAGGACACTGGCGCGGGCCCGGAGATGGGTGCCTGGACATCTGCAGGACTCCAGCCCACCACGGGCTACTATTCCTACGATCCCATGTCGGCCTATGG CTATGGAGCCAGTTATGATCTCGCAGCTCGTCGTAAAAACGCCACAAGGGAGTCCACGGCCACCCTGAAAGCCTGGCTGAACGAGCACAAGAAGAACCCGTATCCCACCAAGGGGGAGAAGATCATGCTGGCCATTATTACCAAGATGACGCTCACCCAGGTATCCACCTGGTTCGCCAATGCCCGGCGTCGCCTGAAGAAGGAGAACAAGATGACCTGGGAGCCCAAGAATCGCACcgacgacgatgacgacgCCTTGGTGTCCGACGACGAGAAGGACAAGGAGGACATGGAGTCGAGCAAGGGCAACCAGAGCGGCAGCTTGGCCAAAG ATGAGACcaaagaggaggaggatgcCATCGATGAGGACCAGAAGTGCTTGGGCCAGGCCAATATTCTGCGAGCAGGCTTCGGTTACCCCTCGGGAGGGGGTGGCGGAGGCGGCTACCATGGCGGTGGTGGTAGTGGCTCTGCCGGTGGCTACCACCCGTATCATCAACAGCATCCCGCTCACTACCAGCCCGGGCAGCAGGGGATAATGCCGACGCCGTTCCACGGGGGCGGTGGCGAGGCCAAGGTGCACGGGACAAGTGAGCAAGGGGATCCAAAAAACCACCTAGGCCGGGACTGTGGCGTGCCGATTCCAGCTACCAAGCCCAAGATCTGGAGTCTGGCCGACACAGTTGGCTGCAAGACCCCGCCGCCGGCCTACATGGGTCACCAGGGGGGTCATCCAGGCGGGATGCCGCTGCAGCAGCACCAACAATACCCTCCGGTTCAGATGCAACCAGAGCTGGCCCAGGGAATGGGACcacagcagccgcagcagcagcaggtggGTCAgccgcagcaccaccaccatctCTTCAATGGAGCCGCGGCGGGTCATCCCTACCTGAGGCCGCACACCACGGCATACGGGGGTTTTCTAGGGGCTACGACCCAGCAGCTGCATACTacgagcaacagcaacagcagcagcaacagcagcaccaccagcaacaactGTACTCCCTACAGCAGCAGTATGCCGCGGCAGGAGCAGCAGGTGGCCACCAGCAGAGGGAACGCGAACGGGAACGTGAACGGGAGCGGGATCGGGAGCGGTACACCTACCATCCATACTACGGCAAGTTCGGAACGATACCAGCTCCATCAGCTGCAGCGGCAGGCACATCCGAGTCAGCGGGCGATGGGGTTTCCCGAAGCCCAACCCGATACTCCACCCCAAACTCCGCCGAATATGAAGGTCCTGAGCGGAGCTTTGAGTCTCCTGCCTACCATCGCTTCTCAAGCCCCTATGACCGCTACCTGTCGCAGCAGTAGCACTAATGCCTTCGGCTACTTCTCGGCCAGACTGGGGGAGTACTCGCCCCGGGACGACTTCAGCAGCgggaacagcagcagcagtagctcCTCCTCGCCCCATCCGCACCAGGAGGCCATGTTCAAGCCGCTCTTTAGGAAGTTTGCCAACTAA